The Helianthus annuus cultivar XRQ/B chromosome 11, HanXRQr2.0-SUNRISE, whole genome shotgun sequence region ataacaAATCCATGCCTAAGACTACATCGAACCCTGCCAAATTCATTGGCAGAAGAGAGATAGGAatagaatgattcttaatggatgTAAAACATCCATCAAGAATAGAAGAAGCGGTTTCTAAGGTACCAACTGCTAGTTCTACCTCATATGCTATATCTAGAGTTCTTATAGGTAGGTTTAGTAGTTTACTAAACTTATGGTCgacaaatgacttatcagctccatAATCAAAAAGAACTCTAGCAAAGTTATCATTGATGAGGAACGTACCTGTTTTGACATTTGTGTCGTTAACTGCTTCCCTTGCAGTTAGCTGAAAAGCTTGGGCATTCCCCTTCTTCGCCTCTCCAGGCTTAGCAGTACCTTCTTTGGCAAGTTTGgggcagttagtcttaatgtCGCCCTTATCACCACAGCCATAACAGACAGTGTTCTTTAAGTCCTTACAATCTAAGGCCTTGTGACCAGATCTCCTGCAGATATCACATGGCTTCGCTTGTTGGTCTGAAGGGCACTGTCTTGAATGTTGTTTGTTACAGGTCTTGCAGACAGGTTTTTCATCTGACCTCTGTTGATTCTTTCCAAACCCAAACTTCCCTTTCTTGGACTTTTGGGAGTGATCATCCTCCCGCTTCCTCTTCCCGTCGGTCTCAATTTTGATCGACttctgcctcactgcatccagagtgagggaaaGAGAAAGGTCCATAGCAGACCTATAGGTAGTAGGCTTTTATGCCTTCACCATACCTTTGATTTCAGGTGCTAAGCCACCTATGAAATGCGCAATGCGTTTTGATTCTGGACTAATCAGATAGGGAACCATTCTTGACAATGAGTTGAAGTCAGACACATACTTCCGACATTCAAGGTTCTTCATGGTGAGAGTCAGAAAATCCGACTCCACTTTTTCCACTTCGTGTGGTGGACAGTATGTCTCCTTTATTACGTCCACAAACTTGGACCATTCCAGGTTATACAGGGACACCTTCCTTGTTGATTGTACCATTGCCTTCCACCAGGTTAGGGcatcgcccttgaatgactgggagaCTTGCTTCACTACATCcttatcagcacacccgctgatatccaCCACAGTTTCCATTTCGTCTAGCCACTTCATGGCATCAATAGCCTTTTGCTCTCCATTGAAATCACGAGGCTTGCACGGcacaaagtatttatacgtgcaCCTGTCCTTATAAGAATGGGACTTTTCCTTAAAATTCCCCTTTAGCTCACTCTTCGCAGTTGAAGAATATTGTTAGCTATCCTTAAGGGCAAATGAACGTGGAATAGAATGGGACTTGGAATGATCCGAACTCGATCCCTTAAAGTTAGCTATGAAATTATTCATAGCCTTTCCTACCTCTGCGGCTATCATAGCTTAAAGGTTTGCTCCTTCGCCGTCGCGGGCATTATTTAGATCATTATTATTCCCACCGTTAGCTCCATCCGAATTTGGATTCGCCATATCAAGAAGCTTGGTCTAAAAACCAAAATAAGTAATTGCTCAGTTGCAATATAATAATTGGTCATCGAATCTGATGACTTGAGAATTTCATCAGCCATGATATTATTAAACCATATAGGCTATACGGTTTGGATATATTTATCCTTCACCTTTTGGACTAATGTGCACAACGTCACAACAACTGCCAAAATTTATATTCATAATTTTAATATTTCAAATGAATGTTGAATAGAATAAATCAAGTATACTTAGTCATGGTTTGTAAGGTCGTCTTCCTACAACGAACACATGAAACCCAGATCCATCGACACACACGCGATGTGCAGAAACCACCGTGTGTCTCGTACCGCACCGTAGAGCTCGTACGGAAGGTGTAGAAGATGAGAGAACCAGATAATCTatgaatacactgagtattcacAAATGAACAATCACATACAGTGAAGAACACACGAAGTTAGGgtttgtttctctctctagaatacaATCTTGCGCACAAAGTTTTCCCAAAAACAACATTATTGATTGCATTCCATCACTAAGAATTTATACAATCTCAAGTTCGGACAATCAAGTCCTTTACAAAATAAACCCTAGTCCGTATTTACACTAAGTACGGACAATACATGCTCCAAATAACCTTGTCATTACTGACATATAAACACAAAATTCGGGCATCCCCATGAACTTATATGTTCGGACAAGCTACCACCTAAGAACTTATAAGTTCTGACAAGATGATATCACAAATTTTGACACTCTTGAAACTTATATAAGTACTAACAACTTGTAATCGCAAATTTTGACACCTTTAAGACTCCTTTTGTCCGAATTTGTTATGCTTTAAACATTTTTAACAACTTTCAGAACAAGTCCCTGAAGATTCAATCTTTGGCAGCATCCATCATTTATCAACCTTAGGTTCATTTACAGTCTCCCCCTTGATACACGCGGGATCTGCAAATCTTCATCGAATCTTCGAATAGCACCATTCGGCATTTATCTCCGTAGGTGCATTTACAAAAAAACACGATCTTTTATGTGACGTGCCCCTCGGAGGGGTTGGTCTTGTGTTAAATTTTTAGAGTCTAACTCTAtaccaaaaatttataaaaaaatcatttattAAGCAGCAAACAGATTCATCACTTTCTAACTACAGCTCAcagaaaaattcatttaaaaatcCTTGTTTTTCTGATTGACGAAATTCTAGTTGGAGGTTCGCAACGACACCTAAGaccatctacagtataaatttCATGGTCTACCTCTAAGTATTCATCAAGTTATAACTTAAAACATAACACATAAAATCTGCAGAAAAACACAGCTTTAATTGCTGaaacaaaataatttatttaaaatagcaaacgaagtccaaaaatcaTGATTCTAGCGCCCTTAGAAGCATATTTCAAAATATCACATTATAGACTCAAGAAAACTGAGTTTTCGTTAAATTATGACCCGGTTACAGCCGATTAAAGTCGGATGTAACTGTCGGACAGAATCTGTTTTCATTACCCGATCTCCCCAACGAAAAACTAGCGCACCCAACAACCCATAATGATCATTTACAACAGATTATCATCTTAAATCAAGTCACGTATCCATTAGTTCCTTAAAACCATCAAGATTTTACCCACCAATAATACCCTAACGACCACCCGAGCCCATGATCAACCATAACACCACAATAATAAATTTCGAGCAACCAAACATCACCTTAACATCAAAAATCATTATTTAATCATAAAAGGTAGCTAAGATAACTAAATAAAAATCATGCATGAACATATATGGTTATCATAAAACACCCGATTCAACCCATAACTAAAACCCTAGTGATTCAACCAACTCATGATAAAAAATAACACCATCAAAATGGTTTCTAGCATTCCCTATCATGCAAGTATCATCATAGATTCGTCAAGATCATATCAGTCCAGAAAAAGGCAGCCATGGAATGCACAATTAAACCAAGAAATCAATAATAACTATGAAGGTTACCGGGTTAAAAGTGGTAGGGATCACTCGTGCTTGAATCGAAGTACTTGAAAGGCTTTCTTGGAGCCCTTGGTTGTCGACAGAAGAGAGGAGAGGGAGGGAGCACTTGAGATCGCATGTGATACGGTAggttaaggttttttttttgtggaTTTATCATAAAATCATGCAATATACGTATCTAAATAAATCTTATGGGGCGGTTTGAGGTAAAGTGGGCCGCAAGCATTAAGGTAGATGATTTGGGCTTGAGTTGTTTCACCTATTGGGCCTGCATATTAAGTAGAGTAACAAGGGTTTGAGCTTAAATCTTGGGCCACAAACAAAGGGTTTGGGTATTGGTTTAAACAAGTGGGGTGTGGGCCTCAAAAGAGAGGTGAAGGGTAGCGATTTGCGCCACCGAATAACGGTTTGCAATTAGTGTGGTACGGGTCGGGTTTCATGAATTTCGGTTCCGAATAACGCATCTCTATATAAGTGTTGTTATGTTGGTTTAAAGTGTATTTGTATAGGCACGCAATATGGTCGTTATATAAAAGTGAGTGCTTTCGGTTAAACACGCAACTTAAAAAGGTAAATATAATAAACTTAAATAAGAAGGTGTACAATTTTAACCTGGAAAAGTGTGGTTGTCACATAAACTGTCTCGTTACAAAATTGTTTGATATAGAAAAGGTTAGAGGCTAACCATACAAGCAGGTGGGTGATGTGGGGTTAGTATTATTTAATTTGATATCACATGGTTTTTGCTTTTCTTAATATTTAGACTTTTAAACTTCTACAACTCAGCAACTATTATGTTATCTtagtataatttttatttttttgaattaaAGGTTAGGTTTATTAAATAACTTAAATTTTAGATTTGAGTATGATGTCATTAACTTATTTAAGTTGCAAGGAGTTGTTTCTTTGAGTTGAAAATGTGTATGCTTTTACGAGAGATAAGGTTTAGTTGTCATGTTCCAGATCTCAGAGATCCGTCCCGGTTTCTTCGTGTTCGTCAGGTTCAGGTCCAGAGGATTCGGGTCAGATTCAACCTCCAGTGACTGCATCTACAATGCTGCAACCCCAGTAAGGTTAATATCTACACGTGTGCTACTATTTTGTTTAGGGTATTTgtctaattatatatattatatatatatatatatatattaaacccattaagtctaaccgTTTTTTGAATCAATCTCTACCGTCGGATCATGCTAAGATTAAATCTCAGCCCTTTAAACTCACAAAATTAACCGCTACAGTGACGGTTCAGGGCGGTTTCTCAGCTGGTGGTTTTGCTCCTCATTATTCTGCCTATGATCTCCACTTCTATGGtggttattgtcacaccccaacccgTAGCGGAATAGGTGATCGGGGCATGATCGGGTTAACTCGAGAGCTTATGACTTGCTATTGcgtgttttaaataataatttattcataacAAATGTTTCACAAAACAatttattcaaataaacaattacaAACGCGAGACATAAATAAACTACACTAATCCGTTTCTTGTTAACTAAGGCACATCCTATGTCCAATCTTCTCTTCGTACCTGTTcacctgtatcatgtgtaaaaatggtttttgggtcaacaaaagttggcgagtagatctttatttgtttttatttaaccttaaaagattaattgattttatttaataaaaatcatgTAACATGCAATACTAAATGTAATAGTGACATCAATAAATAATTCATCAATCAATCCACATCAACAAGTAATGTAACAAGACATAATTAAACATAATCAGTGAAACAAATGATGCGATTCAAGCCCCGAGAGGCGAAAAGCGATACTATGAAACAATGATGGTGATACCGAGTTCGCCCCATGGCCGTGGGGGAACCGGTCAACCGGTGGTGGATCCACGCGAAACAGAGAAACCGCGACACAAAGCAGTAAACACGTAATACATGTATGTGATACAGATAGCGAAACAATGTGATACCAATCATGAACACATATGACACTTAAATTTGCATGTTGGGAAAATAATATGAAACACTTATGAACACGTGACACatgatacaccccaaaaagttAAAGTGAAAAAAAAAGGGGGGGAAGAAGTAAGATCTACTCACAGTGGTTGCGTATAAGGAGATTCGTACGAGTATAAAATAAGGATTTCCGAACGAACAAAACGGTTAACCTATATTTGAAATATCACATAACGATCTAGTTAATATATTAGGTTAAATATCATCCTAATATTTATTGTTTACAAATTGACTATTTATTTGTATTATATTATACTTGAATAATAGTTTGATTTATTtactttggtattatcaaaaaaaatatataacaatactGATTAAATGCATTGTTTGGTTTTTGATCATATTATTTGAGTCATGACAATAATTGATATTATATTAAAGGTTTTATTGGTAAACTGATTTATTATTTATCGATAATACTGCTTgtaatatttaattaataatatgtTTCTAGTAAACTCGATATGCTTTatatataaactgttttttttaaataatagtgTTGTTACTTATTAATAAAACAGCAAAGATGAAAAAGAGAAAATTATATACATAGCCTGTTGATAATGGAAAACAAAGAtggatatataaaaaaaactccAATGATGGCTATGGTGCAATGCTGGTATGAAAGTTATTAACGTCTTTTATTTCCAAATCACCTCCACTTCTTTTAAAGACATTGATGGAACTAAAAATTTTGTTTACATAATTGTTTTTAGGATATAAGTTTAAAAAAATGAACAGCGAATAACAACGGTCCGGGTTCGAACCCGTgacctttgtgtttttaatttcATTTAAGTGTGGGCCATTGAATCGTCTTCTTGATCAACTAAACAATCCCACCCGAACAGAAACCCCTATATACTTGATTTCCTTGTATTAACAATATGTTTCAGGTTACAAAGATCAAAGTCCCTTTTTCTTTTGTTTAAGAAGAAACAGACGAAAGAAGTAAGGAGGAGAAGTATACCGAACGCGAGTCGAGTCGAATTCCGATGAAAACTACGCGTATCACCGGTGACTAGCAGGTCCTCCGGCAATGTTTGTTTCCTTCCGGCGAAGCTCCGGTTGTCCAGGCAAGAGTGCGAAGTTCTACGAAAGATGTTATCGAATAGTGAGGGTGTCGAGTTGTGTGAAGGGTATCGAAACAGGTTGTGGGATGTTGGAAATGGTTGGAAGAGTCGGTTTTTATAGGCTCATGGGTCGCCAACGTGAATGTACGGAGGATAACCACGTCTAGGTTCTTGATTGGAGTCTAAAAAGGAAACGCGGAAATCAGTCCCGAAAATGGCAACGCGGTAACGGGATTTAAATCCCGAAATCAAAGGGACTTGTTGACTTCATCGCTGTCAACAGTTGTATGGCGGCAAATTTGGTTTCAAAGCTCCAGAATTTACAATGTGCCCCCTAGACAATACTAACTGTGCTAACTAAGTTAACTCTAACTAGTTTATCATAAAAGCTTGAAATGTAAAGGATTAGTTAAATTAATTTACTAGAATCATAAATAACTAATTTGATATtagaataaatcctttatttcgtGAAATTTTTTCCTAGGTTTCCAAGGTTAGGATCCGGATTTCagaacgggtcggattttgggagcccattttgacggatgttacagttaTCCTCTTAAACTCAATAAAATAAATAACTGAAAAGTGGCAGTTCAAGGAGGTTTTATAATCTCTATCATCTCCTGCTGCAGTTAGCGACAAAAAAGGCACATTGATCAATGGGTTTTTGTAGTTACTCCCCCTTATTTCCAGGAGTCTCTCTCCTGATATCCTAAATAACTAACAATGCAGTTCCTATTATTTTGGGGTAGTGGGCTTACATCAGTTAATTTAGATTCCTATATAACGAAGGTAAGTGATCTTCTTTTGATAATTTTTATGTCTGATAAACACAAACTCGTATGGATGAAGCAGTTACCTACCAGTTATAATTGAAGAGAGACAAACTTCTGGAACAAATGACAGTGAAGGTAAAATTATTTATTGTGCTTCTGTTAGTATTGGTTTCCTTTTTTTAAGCATGAGTTATGTATTGCAAACTACAGATACATGCTGAAAGTCCATTCAAATGTGACAAGGTACATTCCCAACAATATACATATTCCATTAACACATATTACTAATTCTCTAATCAATATCTTTCTTGGTGTAACTACTAGCTATGATGGAACAACCACAAACTGATGAATCAAAGGTCTTGTAATTTTCTTTTAATGTGTACATAacatttacattttttttaatttgtttaaagcTTGATTAGGAACAACCGACTCAGAAAGTTCACAAATCACAAGACTCAGAAAGTTGACACGAAGGCAAAGACATATTCATGTTTTCTATGTTTCTTTTCCTAAATTTTACTAAATCTGGCAGTTTTATTTGTTCTTAATTATAGGACAATGATGCAACTCTGGAGCTTATTGGTTTTAATGTTTTCTATGTTTCTTTTCCTGAATTTTACTAAACCTGGCAGTTTTATTTGTTCTTAATTATAGGACAATGAT contains the following coding sequences:
- the LOC110888857 gene encoding uncharacterized protein LOC110888857, with product MDLSLSLTLDAVRQKSIKIETDGKRKREDDHSQKSKKGKFGFGKNQQRSDEKPVCKTCNKQHSRQCPSDQQAKPCDICRRSGHKALDCKDLKNTVCYGCGDKGDIKTNCPKLAKEGTAKPGEAKKGNAQAFQLTAREAVNDTNVKTGTFLINDNFARVLFDYGADKSFVDHKFSKLLNLPIRTLDIAYEVELAVGTLETASSILDGCFTSIKNHSIPISLLPMNLAGFDVVLGMDLLSHNQACIACDKKLIEVKSPSGEMLTIHGDLHYSLPEKVSLLKASKCLKSGCVIYMEQVTIDEPKPKIEDISVIYEYPDVFPEELPNLPLEGQAEFRIDILPGAAPFARAPYRLAPTKMKELKAQLDELLEKGFIQPCSSPWGAPIYSSRKKTGQCECALITVS